One window of the Ficedula albicollis isolate OC2 unplaced genomic scaffold, FicAlb1.5 N00696, whole genome shotgun sequence genome contains the following:
- the LOC101814514 gene encoding zinc finger protein 345-like codes for MEEEKKSRRSLTRSDCEPSPGSCKEERPSLSQEGGRRSRQSSELVEKPPGGEKPHKCLECGKGFSCSPHLIKHQMIHTGEKPYECGKCRKSFRNISHLMRHQVIHTGEQPYTCLECGKSFGWMCHLRSHEVLHTRERSFDCPECGKNFKRSSDLLQHERIHTQERPFHCPDCGKGFKRNSDLTKHRRIHTGERPYDRPDCGKSFPQSSHLTQHQRTPGGEKPHKCLECGKGFSCSPHLIKHQMIHTGEKPYECGKCRKSFRNISHLMRHQVIHTGEQPYTCLECGKSFGWMCHLRSHEVLHTRERSFDCPECGKNFKRSSDLLQHERIHTQERPFHCPDCGKGFKRNSDLTKHRRIHTGERPYDRPDCGKSFPQSSHLTQHQRRLHNGERPFKCPVCGKRFQTSSNLLLHERIHTQERPFHCPDCGKGFNCNDTLTLHRRIHTGERPYERPDCGKSFSHSSNLTPTEAPLREALTLPCPGPERLRTAGPAPLPPGAGGKTAEPVLARPPQPCLLGRVEEEPPARSWN; via the exons atggaggaggagaaaaagtcACGGAGATCCCTCACAAGGAGTGACTGCgaacccagcccagggagctgcaaagAGGAAAGACCCTCCCTGAGCCAGGAAGGCGGCCGgagatccaggcagagctcagagctggtggagaagcCTCCTGGAGGGGAGAAGCCCCACAAGTGcttggaatgtgggaagggtttcagctgcagcccccaTCTCATCAAACACCAGATgatccacactggggaaaaGCCCTACGAgtgtgggaaatgcaggaagaGCTTCAGAAACATCTCCCACCTGATGCGGCACCAGGTGATCCACACAGGGGAACAGCCCTACACCTgcttggaatgtgggaagagctttggGTGGATGTGCCACCTGAGAAGCCACGAGGTCCTCCACACAAGGGAGAGGTCCTTCGATTGTCCTGAGTGTGGGAAGAATTTTAAGAGAAGCTCCGATCTCCTCCAACATGAGCGGATTCACACACAGGAGAGGCCCTTCCACTGCCCCGACTGCGGGAAGGGATTCAAACGCAACTCCGACCTCACCAAACACCGGCgcatccacactggggagaggccctacgaCCGTCCTGACTGTGGGAAGAGCTTCCCACAGAGCTCTCATTTGACCCAACACCAACGGA CTCCTGGAGGGGAGAAGCCCCACAAGTGcttggaatgtgggaagggtttcagctgcagcccccaTCTCATCAAACACCAGATgatccacactggggaaaaGCCCTACGAgtgtgggaaatgcaggaagaGCTTCAGAAACATCTCCCACCTGATGCGGCACCAGGTGATCCACACAGGGGAACAGCCCTACACCTgcttggaatgtgggaagagctttggGTGGATGTGCCACCTGAGAAGCCACGAGGTCCTCCACACAAGGGAGAGGTCCTTCGATTGTCCTGAGTGTGGGAAGAATTTTAAGAGAAGCTCCGATCTCCTCCAACATGAGCGGATTCACACACAGGAGAGGCCCTTCCACTGCCCCGACTGCGGGAAGGGATTCAAACGCAACTCCGACCTCACCAAACACCGGCgcatccacactggggagaggccctacgaCCGTCCTGACTGTGGGAAGAGCTTCCCACAGAGCTCTCATTTGACCCAACACCAACGGAGGCTCCAC aatgggGAGAGGCCCTTCAAGTGTCCTGTGTGTGGGAAGAGATTCCAGACCAGCTCCAACCTCCTCCTACATGAGCGGATTCACACACAGGAGAGGCCCTTCCACTGCCCCGACTGCGGGAAGGGATTCAACTGCAATGACACCCTCACTCTCCACCGGCgcatccacactggggagaggccctacgaGCGTCCTGactgtgggaagagcttctcaCACAGCTCAAACTTGACACCAACGGAGGCTCCACTAAGGGAAGCCCT aaccctgccctgccccggccCCGAGCGGCTCCGAACGGCCGGGCCCGCCCCGCTGCCCCCGGGAGCTGGGGGAAAAACAGCTGAGCCCGTTCTGGCAAGGCCCCCACAGCCTTgtctgctgggcagggtggaGGAAGAACCCCCGGCCCGCAGCTGGAATTGA